Within the Epinephelus lanceolatus isolate andai-2023 chromosome 9, ASM4190304v1, whole genome shotgun sequence genome, the region gaagcctttttttccggttagcctcactgattagtggttttcttaaggctacacagctgttcagtcccaatcccttgagttcccttcgcattgtgcgtgtggaaatgctcttactttcactattaaacatagccctgagttctactgttgtttttcttcgatttgatctcaccaaacgtttaagtgatcgccgatcacgatcattgaggatttttttccggccacatttcttccttgaagacgatgggtccccactatccttccagtttttaataatgcgttggacagttcttaacctaattttagtagtttctgcaatctccttagatgttttctctgcttgatgcatgccaatgatttgacccttctcaaacagactaacatcttttccacgaccacgggatgtgtctttcgacatggttgtttaggaaatgagaagcaactcactgcaccagttggggttaaataacttgttgccagctgaaagataatcgcccatgcagtaattatccaataggaggctcgtacctatttgcttagttaaatccaggtggcgactttttttttggccaggcagtgtatatgaATTGCACAACTTTACTTCAACAGTCAAATGTGGATTTATCTCTGACCTCCACGTGGAAAAGGACAATGGAGATAACATGTTTTAAAGAGGCTGGCTGTTTACCTTGTCATCCTCATAGATGATATCAGCAGGGATGCTTTTGTCAATCACTTTGGAGAAGATGGTTGGAGCTGGGGAGCCATACTTCTTGCTGGCCTCCTCTGCCAGTCTCACCTCGTCACTTCTGGTGCACAGTGGTCTCTGTGggtcagacacaaacacatgacacagaggaaacagaataaaagctctgagCTGAAAACTGCTGGCAGCATACAAACAAACGACTTATAAGGGGGACAATATACCAAACCTCTTGGTGGTGGCGCACTGCAGGTTTCCCACAGCCACCACCAGGCCTGGTAGGACAGTTGTTGTCAAAATGCTCAGCAGAAGTTAAcgaaaataaaaagtatatgAGAATCAGACGGGTTATTTTTAGAGCAGCTACCTCGGCTTGACAAACACGGTGCAAACGGCTGAGGTGAGCCGTCCGGGTCCAGACGAACTGAGTCCGCAAAATTTGACGGAAATACATAGCCAGCTAACTAGCTATTATTGTTATATTAATATTGAAAGTATAGTTATACGCCCCGAAGTCAATATTTCGGGATTTATCTTAATTTTCTGACACGACACTACATACTCCAGAAATACTGCTCACAGACGAAAAGTCTGTACTGTACGTTGGTGTTGCCTTCAGGTACCTCATTATACCTGGTGTATATCATGTTTTCAATACGACTGGTCTCCGTTTGCACTGAGCTACAAAAAGTGAGAGAGGTATAAAGTTGTTATTTTACCGGATATCAATTTATATAATAGTGTTGGATTAATAGGGGTATTTACGTATGGTTCATTTTATTAACATTGTTGGAATCAAGCGTAAAATTACGACTGTAATGCCAAACTCACATAAAAAGTCATTAACTGGCCAAAAAATGTACCTTCATCGCATAATTTGTGAGGCAGAATTTAATTGCTCATTGCTCAGTCAATTCTTACACTTGACTGCGTACATTTTGGTGTCTAAAGTTTGGAAATGTCTTTGATAATGCTTTTTAACTTAAATAAACGACATTTTTAAGTGCGTTTGAAGGAGACATATTTATCAGTACAAGGGTCGCTTCAAGAGCGTCAACGTTCTCTAACGTTAACTTTGACGCTAGCATTAGCTATAATATGAACGTAAATCATATAATAAGGCCTTATATGTTAATAAACTATAATGGTTAGTGTTACGTTTCTCAGTTTATATATAGGAGTATATGTTTAGACAGttaaaacactgtgtaatatgGTATTTAatgtatgatttttttgtgcAATAGGGGCGCTGGGGGACCGTTAGCGCATATGTCACCGGAAGTACAACTTGAGGTCACGAAAGAAACATGGCGGCCTCCCGCACACGGCTGCCCTTGCTGTTCCCTAAAAACCTGCCTCCGTTTAGAAACCAAAGGCTTTCCCACACAGAGGCTGCAGTTAAGGAGCCTGCGTATCCCCCCATCGTCCCCTCTCTTACGGCTAAAAGTAAATCCGCCCGGGTGCGACAGGCTCAGGAGCAGGTGAAGAAGATATGTGCCTCTCCGGTGGAGGAGAAGATCCCCCTCATCACTCGCATCCAGCGAAAGAAATTTGTCGTTTACCCTCAGACTTTCGCACGGAACGCAGACACATGGTACCAGCACTTCACCAAGACCGCAATTATCCCTGGTCTACCGGAGAAATTCACCTTGAGCCCGGAGAAGACGACCGGGGGTGAAGAAGGGGAGGAGAGCTCGCCGCCAGCCGCAGCTCAGACCACAGTACCGGGCATTGATAATGAGGCGTTCGCGGACATCCGCTCCTTGGTCACCCGTGTGATTTTGAAGGAGCACTGGCACATGAAGAAACGGAAACTTTTCCTGTACAGAGAGCAGGAGCAGAGTGTTGGACCTTTACTGAGAAACCTGGTGACTGGACTCACCTTCAGTCTGGCCAAATACAACCCACTGTTCCGCCTCTCCAGTCTGGGTATGGACCATTAATCCCACACCTGTCAAACTGGGGTGGATTCAGCTGCTTTGCCACCAACTTTAGCACCtttaaattgtaatttccagGCATATGTGTCTTTTAAAAACTGCATATTTAAGAGTACAGTGAATGTGGCTGGAGAATTTTAATATCTAGGGAGTTAATCCTTATTTTTACTGAACAAAAAGagcagaaacatatttttcGCCTCCACACTTTAACACTTAACATGTCAGAATGTGAATCAGCTCTATTGGCCAAGTAAGTATGTATACATAAAAGGGTATTGACAGTGTACAGctaaaaacaaggacaacaaaattaaacaagGTGAACATGAACATTTGCTCACTGCAAAcagatataaatatacataaaaaggtgttatataaacaaaaacactgctATTTGTAGACAATAGTGCAAAgtgcaaaacatttttgaatagATATGGAATTATTAACGCAACAGGTTGCTTCACATACATGATGTAGTtggattattatcattatttccaGCGTGGTTACATTCACATTGAAAGTGATGATATTTACATGTTAAAAATAGTATGTAAACTATATAAATATACAATTTACAAGCACAGTGAAGTGCAGAGGATGTTTGGGAGGGCAGCGTGATGATGGATGTTTCTGCTGATATCCAGTATGTAACAACTTATTTGACAAATAACCGATACAGATATCAATtctagtgatcatcaagtcccttctgtagtggaattaacatcatattatgcatgcatatttGCAGATATTATCGTGTTTCCATAATGTTTGGTTATTGACACTACGACTGATGTTAAGTGTTCATCAGAGCTGTTGGTTGTAGTATTTCATTTTGGTGCTGAAGTGATTAGTTCATTAATTGGCTTGACCGCCAATAGAAATTACAACTAGTTGAATTTTCTGAAgcaaaaatggcaaacattttcttgtgcaagctttttaaaatgtgaggatttgctgcttctttctgtttttataatCTCGTATAAACAATATTGAATATTGAATTTTAGACTTTTGGTCAGACCCAAAAAAAATTCTTGGTCATTCTGGAGTTTCTCTGACATTtttccactatttttttttttttttttttttttaacctagaATATGTTATTAATCAAGAAATCATtaaacaacaatgaaaataattagtCACATTCCTGCTTAATCAAACTAGGTTCTGAAGTGGTGCCTTTAGAACATCTGGGACAGGGTATTGTTTAATATGGTACCTGAGTTATGTAAACAATACCATAGAAATACTTTTTCACCAAACAGTATCTCACTTTGaggaataaaaacatgtttttcagttTGACAAAAAGCCAAACTTTGCTTAATTTTGAAAACTGAACACAAGCAGCTGAGAGCTTTGTACAAATGAAATACAGACTGAAAGTGGcaaatttattatttaaataaagaaatatctGACCAGAGAAAAAgataacaaagaaaacaaaatctacCAAAACAGGATACATAAACCAAAATCCTGCACAGTGTCTAGTTTCAGATCCCAACAGCAGTATTACTGTGCATCCATAAATTATTATTCCACAGACTGTTTGACCTCTgcaagtcatttattttctgtgtgtctctgtcagaTATTGATCCCCAGGTAAACTTTTACtggaggagaggacagagaatCATCCCAAAGGGGCATCGCAGACGCCACCTGGAGCCGACCAGGTTCCAGATCGACGATCGCCCGCACAGTCAGATCAGGATTACCCAACAACTGCCACAGGTAGACCTCATTCTCAGACTTTTGGGTTTATGtattaaaaaactgttttatatGTTAAATTCCTCTGCTGGGTTCTGTATACATGACAAACCCACCAAACTGCAGCAAAGGCATTTCAAAGCAAATCACTGCACAGCACTGAAGGATAGAAATAATTCAACAAACATACAGACACTGAAAGATCTTATAAAATGTCACTAAACTTCTGTTACACACCAGAGACTTCAAATatcatatttgttttgttctgttgtgtTAATCCTCGTAGTTCACTCCGCTGGAGGCCTCATACGCAGCAGAAGTCCCAGAGGTCACACTCGCTCCCAACCTGATGCCTCTGTTCAGACGACAGTATGACAACAACATCTTTACAGGTGAGACCAGATACATGATCCACTGTGTCTCCCTTCATCCATGTTAGAGCAGCCAGAGCAATAAAATTGGGCATATAGTATACTGGTTACATGTTGCAGTAACTGAGTTAAATCCTTATTATACAGCTACCTGTTGTGGCCACTAGGGGGTGCCGACATGCAGCAGTTGAGCCAGTCAAATCCAACATCAAACCTGCAGTGCTGTAATTTTCGATAGTCGTGGTCagatggttgttttttttcttgtttttagaGATACtgttattaaaaacacacattagttTGGTGTTGTCTtactattaatattattattcccttttttttaatttttaaacaactttattgttgttgatgtttttgagttgaaggagaaaagaaaatgggAAGGTTGGGTACAGGGGTTGGAAAGCGCCACACAATGGTACAAAATAACGAGTCACTAGGTTACATCCCTTTGTGTATatggtccatttttttttcaatggtttgtatatgtatatggtttgtatatatattgtatattcgCAGTTGCAAAGAAAAGATGATTTTCGTTAATCATTTCAATCCAGTCGCCCTTTTAAGTGGGGCTTTGTGAAGGTATTTGTCCTGGGTCCTGAGATTGTCGGGGGTTTTGCCCAagtaaaaaatgacaaaagaacAATCAACTCTGTTGCTTGTCgtcctctctttgtctcctgCCTGTCATAtctatctgttttatctaataaagacaaaaagccAAAGCTGAAACCATCAAACATTTGGCATTTTACTTGAAATCGTTCTGAACCTGTTGATTAATTCCCTTTGATTGACTAGCGGTTGCAGCTCGGACCTTTTCTGGCAAACACCGTCCATCCTGGTCAGTTACACAGAACCGTTTTCATGATTTAGTatcaatcagagacagagagtattgaagaaaaatgaaaagcatGATGATTTTTGTCATTAAGCCCGTCCTCTTGTTCTCAACAACAGGTGCCAAGCTACCAGACCCGGCATGCTACGGTCACACTCAGTTCCACGTGGTGCCTGATCAATACCACAGAGACCGGATGGCTCGGCTGCAGCAGTCTGATCAGGTGGAGGTCTTCCTCAGAGCCAATGGGCTCGCTAGCCTCTTCGCTTGGACGGGAGCTCAGGCCATGTACCAGGGTGAGT harbors:
- the hint2 gene encoding histidine triad nucleotide-binding protein 2, mitochondrial isoform X4; amino-acid sequence: MYFRQILRTQFVWTRTAHLSRLHRVCQAEAWWWLWETCSAPPPRGLRPLCTRSDEVRLAEEASKKYGSPAPTIFSKVIDKSIPADIIYEDDKCLAFRDVNPQAPVHFLVIPRVPIPRISEVKDDDTELLGHLLVVAKNVAKQESLKEGYRVVINDGKHGAQSVYHLHIHVLGGRQMKWPPG
- the hint2 gene encoding histidine triad nucleotide-binding protein 2, mitochondrial isoform X1, which produces MYFRQILRTQFVWTRTAHLSRLHRVCQAEVAALKITRLILIYFLFSLTSAEHFDNNCPTRPGGGCGKPAVRHHQERPLCTRSDEVRLAEEASKKYGSPAPTIFSKVIDKSIPADIIYEDDKCLAFRDVNPQAPVHFLVIPRVPIPRISEVKDDDTELLGHLLVVAKNVAKQESLKEGYRVVINDGKHGAQSVYHLHIHVLGGRQMKWPPG
- the mrps30 gene encoding large ribosomal subunit protein mL65 — translated: MAASRTRLPLLFPKNLPPFRNQRLSHTEAAVKEPAYPPIVPSLTAKSKSARVRQAQEQVKKICASPVEEKIPLITRIQRKKFVVYPQTFARNADTWYQHFTKTAIIPGLPEKFTLSPEKTTGGEEGEESSPPAAAQTTVPGIDNEAFADIRSLVTRVILKEHWHMKKRKLFLYREQEQSVGPLLRNLVTGLTFSLAKYNPLFRLSSLDIDPQVNFYWRRGQRIIPKGHRRRHLEPTRFQIDDRPHSQIRITQQLPQFTPLEASYAAEVPEVTLAPNLMPLFRRQYDNNIFTGAKLPDPACYGHTQFHVVPDQYHRDRMARLQQSDQVEVFLRANGLASLFAWTGAQAMYQGFWNHEDVTRPFVSQAVITDGHFFSFFCYQLNTVALSVETDANNPRKNLLWGTESLRLYEKVQDGEVVGLNDGVIKLLVQFLMNQP